The Populus trichocarpa isolate Nisqually-1 chromosome 2, P.trichocarpa_v4.1, whole genome shotgun sequence genome has a window encoding:
- the LOC7461793 gene encoding homeobox-leucine zipper protein ATHB-6 isoform X1 translates to MKRFNSSDPLAAFISISSSKEERTQKTNQGYSRDFQSMLDSLEEEDYSEAASHVGEKKRRLNLHQVKALEKNFEVENKLEPERKLKLAGELGLQPRQVAIWFQNRRARWKTKQLERDYGTLKANYEALKLDYCNLEQKNEVLAQKVKELKAKLSEENVDSSHSVKEEHRVSESDNNASVHSKNRDFSEKNNSSAITKDHSNISSSHELMNLFQLSDSRVILGNIYQVYQPHLMKPEEQSLFSTEESCNFFSVDQAPTLHCYFPEH, encoded by the exons ATGAAGCGGTTCAATTCCTCAGATCCCCTGGCTGCTTTCATctccatttcttcttcaaaag AAGAGAGGACTCAAAAGACCAATCAAGGCTACAGTAGAGATTTTCAATCAATGCTGGATAGTCTTGAAGAAGAAGACTACTCTGAAGCAGCCAGCCATGTAGGTGAGAAGAAACGAAGGTTGAACTTGCATCAAGTTAAGGCCCTGGAGAAGAATTTTGAGGTAGAAAACAAGCTTGAGCCAGAGAGAAAGCTGAAATTAGCTGGAGAATTAGGCCTGCAGCCACGACAAGTAGCTATTTGGTTCCAAAACCGTCGTGCCCGTTGGAAGACCAAGCAATTGGAGAGAGATTATGGCACTCTTAAGGCCAATTATGAAGCTTTAAAACTTGATTACTGTAATCTTGAACAGAAGAATGAAGTCTTGGCACAAAAG GTAAAAGAATTGAAAGCAAAGTTGAGTGAAGAAAACGTTGATAGCAGTCACTCTGTTAAAGAAGAGCACCGCGTTTCAGAGTCAGACAACAACGCCTCAGTGCACAGTAAGAACCGTGATTTcagtgaaaaaaacaattcaagtgCGATCACCAAAGACCACAGCAATATTTCCTCTTCGCATGAACTGATGAACTTGTTTCAGCTGTCTGATTCAAGAGTTATTTTGGGGAATATATATCAAGTATATCAACCCCATCTTATGAAACCGGAAGAGCAGAGCTTGTTTAGCACTGAGGAATCTTGTAATTTCTTTTCAGTTGATCAAGCCCCCACTCTTCATTGCTATTTTCCTGAGCACTAA
- the LOC7461793 gene encoding homeobox-leucine zipper protein ATHB-6 isoform X2, with protein MLDSLEEEDYSEAASHVGEKKRRLNLHQVKALEKNFEVENKLEPERKLKLAGELGLQPRQVAIWFQNRRARWKTKQLERDYGTLKANYEALKLDYCNLEQKNEVLAQKVKELKAKLSEENVDSSHSVKEEHRVSESDNNASVHSKNRDFSEKNNSSAITKDHSNISSSHELMNLFQLSDSRVILGNIYQVYQPHLMKPEEQSLFSTEESCNFFSVDQAPTLHCYFPEH; from the exons ATGCTGGATAGTCTTGAAGAAGAAGACTACTCTGAAGCAGCCAGCCATGTAGGTGAGAAGAAACGAAGGTTGAACTTGCATCAAGTTAAGGCCCTGGAGAAGAATTTTGAGGTAGAAAACAAGCTTGAGCCAGAGAGAAAGCTGAAATTAGCTGGAGAATTAGGCCTGCAGCCACGACAAGTAGCTATTTGGTTCCAAAACCGTCGTGCCCGTTGGAAGACCAAGCAATTGGAGAGAGATTATGGCACTCTTAAGGCCAATTATGAAGCTTTAAAACTTGATTACTGTAATCTTGAACAGAAGAATGAAGTCTTGGCACAAAAG GTAAAAGAATTGAAAGCAAAGTTGAGTGAAGAAAACGTTGATAGCAGTCACTCTGTTAAAGAAGAGCACCGCGTTTCAGAGTCAGACAACAACGCCTCAGTGCACAGTAAGAACCGTGATTTcagtgaaaaaaacaattcaagtgCGATCACCAAAGACCACAGCAATATTTCCTCTTCGCATGAACTGATGAACTTGTTTCAGCTGTCTGATTCAAGAGTTATTTTGGGGAATATATATCAAGTATATCAACCCCATCTTATGAAACCGGAAGAGCAGAGCTTGTTTAGCACTGAGGAATCTTGTAATTTCTTTTCAGTTGATCAAGCCCCCACTCTTCATTGCTATTTTCCTGAGCACTAA